Proteins found in one Paenibacillus dendritiformis genomic segment:
- the pknB gene encoding Stk1 family PASTA domain-containing Ser/Thr kinase, translated as MIGTTLAGRYEITARIGGGGMALVYKALDNLLNRYVAVKVLRQQFVHDEEFIQRFRREAQSAASLSHPNVVSIYDVGQEDDTHYIVMEYVEGHNLNEIIQQRAPLQVEEAVRIASQICDALDHAHQNRIIHRDIKPHNILIGRNGRVKVTDFGIARAVTSSTITQTGSVVGSVHYFSPEHAKGISAGEKSDLYSLGIVLYQMLTGRLPFLGESPISVALKHLQEPFEEPRKVNPHIPQSVENIILKSMRKNPAERYQSAAEMLRDLETSLTPERAHEAKVMFAQRKVYEDPEETRVMPAIRAQERDDRQPSDTYPGSAPAPAAAPVAAGREPAKPAQKGWVKPTVWIGATLLFLGILIGVVFYVKSLLVVNDVVMPNVIKMTEAAAKSALAERKIVVEDPIVYEPKEGFEKGVVFDQSKPEGTKVKEGSSVRLYVSEGSPYINLEDYAGKPSELVIQQLIEIGFDSSRITKEPVFDDEAEPGTVVGTTPAAGEKVDPRNASVKLLVSKGKETFGMPNLVGATKDEAIAKIDASGLKLAKDGIIEEASYEQPAGRVFKQQPFEPNDPVAKGSEVRIYVSSGYPPEALRYTFPLPVAPKENGKTSTIRIVYTDATGENKEWGTQKITSSQIFNVELVLAPNKDGVVLLYRDGEFLDTYTVSYTDAKQGTVQIPPAIDDPLARQGQEVEGEIQGQSEGEGEGQEEGGGIDPGE; from the coding sequence GTGATAGGAACAACACTTGCCGGAAGGTATGAGATTACCGCCCGTATCGGCGGGGGCGGCATGGCTCTCGTCTATAAGGCATTGGATAATCTGTTGAACCGTTATGTCGCGGTCAAAGTGCTGCGCCAGCAGTTCGTGCATGACGAGGAGTTTATCCAGCGCTTTCGGCGAGAGGCTCAGTCCGCCGCTTCGCTGAGCCACCCGAACGTGGTCAGCATTTACGATGTTGGCCAAGAGGACGACACGCATTATATTGTGATGGAGTATGTGGAAGGGCATAATCTGAACGAGATTATACAGCAGCGTGCTCCGCTGCAGGTTGAGGAAGCGGTGCGGATCGCGTCCCAAATATGCGATGCGCTCGACCATGCTCATCAGAACCGGATTATTCATCGAGATATTAAGCCTCATAATATACTGATCGGCCGTAACGGCCGGGTAAAAGTAACGGACTTCGGGATCGCGCGGGCCGTCACGTCGTCGACCATTACTCAGACGGGATCGGTCGTCGGCTCGGTGCATTATTTCTCGCCGGAGCATGCGAAAGGAATATCGGCGGGAGAAAAGTCTGATCTGTATTCTCTCGGCATCGTGCTCTACCAGATGCTTACCGGCAGACTGCCGTTTTTGGGCGAAAGCCCGATCAGCGTCGCGCTCAAGCATTTGCAGGAACCGTTCGAGGAACCGCGCAAGGTGAATCCGCATATTCCGCAAAGCGTCGAAAATATTATTTTGAAGTCGATGCGTAAAAATCCGGCAGAGCGGTACCAATCTGCCGCGGAAATGCTGCGCGACCTGGAGACCAGCCTGACTCCCGAGCGGGCGCATGAAGCGAAGGTAATGTTCGCCCAGCGCAAAGTGTACGAGGACCCGGAAGAAACCCGTGTCATGCCCGCCATTCGGGCGCAGGAGCGGGATGACCGCCAGCCTTCGGACACGTATCCCGGATCGGCGCCCGCACCTGCAGCCGCCCCAGTGGCAGCCGGCAGGGAACCGGCCAAGCCGGCGCAGAAGGGATGGGTGAAGCCGACGGTCTGGATCGGGGCAACGCTGTTGTTCCTCGGCATCCTGATTGGCGTCGTCTTTTATGTGAAAAGTCTGCTTGTCGTCAATGATGTCGTCATGCCGAACGTCATCAAAATGACGGAGGCGGCGGCGAAGAGCGCGTTGGCCGAACGGAAAATCGTGGTGGAGGACCCGATTGTGTACGAGCCGAAGGAAGGCTTCGAGAAGGGCGTTGTCTTCGATCAGAGCAAGCCGGAAGGCACGAAAGTGAAGGAAGGGTCGAGCGTCCGGCTGTATGTGAGCGAGGGAAGTCCGTACATTAATTTGGAGGATTATGCCGGCAAGCCTTCGGAGCTGGTTATTCAGCAGTTGATCGAAATCGGCTTCGACAGCTCCCGCATCACGAAGGAGCCGGTATTCGACGATGAAGCCGAGCCGGGAACGGTCGTCGGCACGACGCCGGCTGCCGGGGAGAAGGTCGATCCGCGCAATGCTTCGGTGAAGCTGCTCGTCAGCAAAGGCAAAGAAACGTTCGGCATGCCGAACCTTGTCGGCGCGACGAAGGACGAGGCGATTGCCAAGATTGATGCGAGCGGGCTGAAGCTGGCCAAGGATGGCATTATTGAGGAGGCGAGTTACGAGCAGCCGGCTGGCCGCGTATTCAAGCAGCAGCCGTTCGAGCCGAACGATCCGGTAGCCAAGGGCTCGGAGGTCCGCATCTATGTCAGCTCGGGCTACCCGCCGGAGGCGCTGCGCTATACGTTCCCACTGCCGGTGGCTCCAAAGGAGAACGGCAAGACGAGCACGATCCGTATCGTCTATACGGACGCAACCGGAGAGAATAAAGAATGGGGAACACAGAAAATCACATCAAGCCAAATCTTCAACGTAGAGCTCGTGCTCGCTCCGAACAAAGACGGGGTCGTACTATTGTACCGGGATGGTGAATTCCTGGATACGTACACGGTGAGCTATACCGATGCCAAGCAGGGCACGGTGCAGATACCGCCGGCCATAGACGACCCCTTGGCCAGGCAAGGGCAAGAAGTTGAAGGAGAAATTCAAGGACAGAGCGAAGGAGAAGGGGAAGGACAAGAAGAAGGGGGAGGAATAGACCCGGGCGAGTAA
- the rpe gene encoding ribulose-phosphate 3-epimerase: MTAQQTIRIAPSILSADFAKLGEEVRNVEQGGADWIHVDAMDGRFVPNLTLGPNIVQALRPHTALPLDVHLMIVEPEKYIDAFAAAGADVITVHAEACPHLHRVVHQIKEAGARAGVALNPGTSLTAIEEVLADLDLVLIMTVNPGFGGQKFIASMTDKIRRLRQRLDELGRAETHIEVDGGITAETAPLVAAAGADVLVAGSAVYGAASREAAIQSIRESAERARQ, encoded by the coding sequence ATGACAGCACAGCAAACGATTCGTATCGCCCCTTCTATCTTATCGGCCGACTTCGCCAAGCTGGGCGAAGAGGTTCGAAATGTGGAGCAGGGAGGCGCCGACTGGATTCATGTAGACGCGATGGACGGCCGCTTCGTGCCGAACCTGACGCTCGGGCCGAACATTGTGCAAGCGCTCCGCCCGCATACGGCGCTGCCGCTGGACGTGCATTTGATGATTGTCGAGCCGGAGAAATATATCGACGCGTTCGCCGCCGCAGGCGCGGATGTCATTACGGTGCATGCGGAAGCCTGCCCTCATCTCCATCGGGTCGTCCATCAGATTAAGGAGGCAGGGGCCCGGGCGGGCGTGGCGCTCAATCCGGGAACGTCCCTGACGGCGATCGAAGAGGTGCTGGCGGATCTTGATCTGGTCCTCATCATGACGGTCAACCCGGGATTTGGCGGACAGAAGTTCATCGCTTCGATGACGGACAAAATTCGCCGGCTTCGCCAACGGCTGGACGAGCTGGGCCGGGCAGAGACTCATATCGAAGTCGATGGCGGGATTACGGCCGAGACGGCGCCATTGGTCGCTGCGGCAGGAGCGGACGTGCTCGTGGCCGGCAGCGCGGTCTACGGAGCGGCCAGCCGGGAAGCGGCTATTCAGTCCATCCGTGAATCCGCGGAGCGAGCGCGGCAATGA
- a CDS encoding DegV family protein, producing the protein MASIRIVTDSTADIPQELRERYRIEMIPLKVHFGNDMYQDAVTINAERFYQLLVEAKRLPTTSQPSPIEFLEVFKRLNAEPDTQIISIHLSAAFSGTYQSAVLAKNMMEEEADITIVDSKSASYGFGLIVVEAAKMAEAGRTKEEILAMIERYQRERKLFFLVDTLEYLQKGGRIGKAAALFGTLLNIKPILSIDDGGEVYAVEKVRGHKKAVARILEMLKQEFEGRPVHTVMGYTSNPSAADELAAAIQNTLDVRSMDYTIVGSVIGTHVGTGVAAVFMWPADEASS; encoded by the coding sequence ATGGCATCTATCCGTATCGTCACGGATAGCACAGCGGATATTCCGCAGGAATTACGCGAACGCTACCGCATTGAGATGATTCCGCTCAAGGTGCATTTCGGGAACGATATGTACCAGGATGCGGTCACGATCAATGCAGAGCGGTTCTATCAATTGCTTGTTGAAGCGAAGCGGCTGCCTACAACGTCCCAGCCTTCTCCTATCGAGTTCCTGGAGGTGTTCAAGCGGTTGAATGCCGAGCCGGACACGCAGATCATTTCGATTCATCTGTCGGCCGCATTCAGCGGAACGTATCAATCCGCAGTGCTCGCGAAGAACATGATGGAAGAAGAGGCCGACATTACGATTGTCGATTCGAAGTCGGCATCCTACGGATTCGGGCTCATCGTGGTGGAAGCCGCCAAGATGGCGGAGGCAGGCCGTACGAAAGAAGAAATTTTGGCCATGATTGAACGTTATCAGCGGGAACGCAAGCTTTTTTTCTTGGTTGATACATTGGAATATTTGCAAAAGGGCGGCCGCATCGGCAAAGCAGCAGCTTTATTCGGCACACTGCTCAATATTAAACCGATTCTCTCGATCGATGATGGGGGAGAAGTGTATGCGGTCGAAAAGGTGCGGGGACATAAGAAAGCGGTGGCCCGCATCCTGGAAATGCTGAAGCAGGAATTCGAGGGAAGACCGGTGCATACGGTCATGGGATATACGAGCAATCCGTCGGCAGCGGATGAATTGGCGGCAGCGATTCAGAATACATTGGACGTTCGATCCATGGACTACACGATCGTAGGCTCCGTCATCGGTACCCATGTCGGGACCGGCGTCGCTGCCGTCTTCATGTGGCCTGCGGACGAAGCATCGTCCTGA
- a CDS encoding stage VI sporulation protein F: protein MSYTKYGISPQLVERIKLKMKQPAMKERVKQIVDGVTKADLQNRQTVRRLLRKVTSALNESISAQQEEAIVQFVLAQKIDPNNTFHLLKLWGMFR, encoded by the coding sequence ATGAGCTATACGAAATACGGAATCAGCCCGCAGCTCGTTGAACGAATTAAACTGAAGATGAAGCAGCCCGCCATGAAGGAGCGGGTCAAGCAGATTGTGGACGGCGTGACGAAGGCGGATCTTCAGAACCGCCAGACGGTCCGCCGGCTGCTGCGCAAAGTAACGAGTGCGCTGAACGAGTCCATCAGCGCCCAGCAGGAGGAAGCGATCGTGCAGTTCGTGCTGGCGCAGAAGATTGACCCGAACAATACGTTCCATCTCCTGAAGCTGTGGGGGATGTTCCGCTAA
- the recG gene encoding ATP-dependent DNA helicase RecG: MIPLSQCPVTMVKGVSALKQTELHAFGIFTVADLLDYFPFRYEDFHLRRLSEVKDGDKVTVEGRIMSQPVLQRYGRKSRLTCRVLVEEWLITATWFNRPYLREQLEQGRDIVLTGKWDQRRMQLTVSTSEFPDKGTSRIGTLQPVYSVGGKITQAWMRKTIAQALQQFGEAMTEPLPPEMLRRYRLIPRKQAVRAMHLPQDVEEGKQARRRLVYEELLLFQLKLHAFRALTRERSDGVAFMVDNATVRQFTRSLPFELTDGQKQAITDILHDMRQPSCMNRLLQGDVGSGKTVVAATALYAAVRAGYQGALMVPTEILAEQHMRSLSKLFEPHGIEVGLLTGSLTERKRRDVLAALQMGMIDILVGTHALIQEDVQYRKLGLVITDEQHRFGVNQRSILRRKGWNPDVLTMTATPIPRTLAITVFGDLDVSSIRERPAGRKPIKTYWVKHDMLDRVLGFIRREAEAGHQAYVICPLIEESDKLDVQNAIDVHVQMQQAFPDLPVGLLHGRMTPAEKDEAMRSFSAGETKVLVSTTVIEVGVDVPNATLMIVMDAERFGLSQLHQLRGRVGRGGHQSYCVLIADPKSEVGQERMRIMTETEDGFELSQRDLELRGPGDFFGTKQSGLPEFKLADMANDYAVLEQARDDAAALIRSETFWTSPDYGGLREVLQREQLLQGERMD; this comes from the coding sequence ATGATTCCATTGAGTCAATGTCCCGTAACCATGGTCAAAGGCGTGAGCGCGTTGAAACAAACCGAGCTTCACGCCTTTGGCATTTTTACCGTTGCCGATTTGCTCGATTATTTCCCTTTCCGCTATGAAGATTTTCATCTCCGCCGCCTGAGCGAAGTGAAGGATGGCGATAAAGTTACGGTCGAAGGACGCATTATGAGCCAGCCCGTCCTGCAGCGGTACGGCCGCAAGTCCAGGCTGACCTGCCGCGTGCTGGTGGAGGAATGGCTGATTACGGCCACCTGGTTCAACCGCCCGTATCTGCGCGAGCAGTTGGAGCAGGGGCGGGATATTGTGCTGACCGGCAAGTGGGATCAGCGCCGGATGCAGCTGACGGTGTCGACGTCGGAATTCCCCGATAAAGGGACAAGCCGGATTGGCACGCTGCAGCCGGTCTACTCGGTCGGGGGCAAGATTACGCAGGCGTGGATGCGCAAGACGATTGCCCAGGCGCTGCAGCAGTTCGGCGAAGCGATGACAGAGCCGCTTCCGCCGGAGATGCTCCGGCGCTATCGGCTGATACCGCGCAAGCAAGCGGTGCGGGCGATGCATTTGCCGCAGGATGTCGAAGAAGGCAAGCAGGCGCGGCGGCGGCTCGTCTATGAAGAATTGCTGCTGTTCCAGTTGAAGCTGCATGCCTTCCGGGCGCTGACCCGCGAGCGCTCGGACGGTGTCGCATTCATGGTCGACAATGCGACGGTGCGCCAATTCACCCGCAGTCTGCCGTTCGAGCTGACGGACGGGCAGAAGCAGGCGATTACCGACATTTTGCATGATATGCGCCAGCCGTCCTGCATGAACCGGCTGCTGCAGGGCGATGTCGGATCAGGCAAGACGGTCGTTGCCGCGACCGCTTTGTATGCGGCTGTCCGGGCGGGGTACCAGGGGGCGTTGATGGTCCCGACGGAAATATTGGCGGAGCAGCATATGCGTTCGCTGTCGAAGCTGTTCGAGCCGCATGGCATTGAGGTCGGGCTGCTGACCGGCAGTCTGACCGAGCGGAAGCGCCGCGATGTGCTTGCGGCGCTGCAGATGGGCATGATCGACATCCTGGTCGGGACGCATGCGCTGATTCAGGAGGATGTCCAGTACCGGAAGCTCGGTCTCGTCATCACCGACGAGCAGCATCGCTTCGGGGTCAATCAGCGTAGCATTTTGCGCCGGAAGGGCTGGAATCCGGATGTGCTGACGATGACCGCAACCCCGATTCCGCGAACGCTGGCGATTACGGTCTTCGGCGACCTGGACGTGTCGTCGATTCGGGAACGTCCGGCGGGCCGCAAGCCGATCAAGACGTATTGGGTCAAGCACGACATGCTCGATCGGGTGCTGGGCTTCATTCGCCGGGAAGCGGAGGCCGGGCATCAGGCTTATGTCATCTGTCCGTTGATTGAGGAATCGGACAAGCTGGACGTGCAGAACGCCATCGACGTGCATGTGCAGATGCAGCAGGCCTTCCCTGATCTGCCTGTCGGGCTGCTGCACGGACGGATGACGCCGGCCGAGAAGGATGAGGCGATGCGTTCCTTCAGCGCCGGAGAGACGAAGGTGCTCGTCTCGACGACGGTCATCGAGGTCGGCGTGGACGTGCCGAATGCGACGCTCATGATCGTGATGGATGCGGAACGATTCGGGCTGTCGCAGCTTCATCAGCTGCGGGGCCGGGTTGGCCGGGGCGGGCATCAGTCGTATTGCGTGCTGATCGCCGATCCGAAGTCGGAGGTCGGCCAGGAGCGGATGCGCATCATGACCGAGACCGAGGACGGCTTCGAGCTGTCGCAGCGCGATCTGGAGCTGCGCGGTCCGGGGGATTTTTTCGGAACGAAGCAGAGCGGATTGCCGGAGTTCAAGCTGGCGGATATGGCGAATGACTACGCGGTGCTGGAGCAGGCGCGCGATGATGCGGCCGCGCTGATCCGGTCGGAGACGTTCTGGACGTCGCCGGATTATGGCGGTCTGCGGGAGGTGCTGCAGCGCGAGCAGCTGCTCCAGGGCGAGCGGATGGATTAG
- a CDS encoding Asp23/Gls24 family envelope stress response protein yields MAIQLDMEFGKVNISEEVVAVIAGSAAMECYGLVGMASRKQLKDGIAELLGRGNLSRGVEVRQQSDSLHIDLYIIVSYGTKISEVAHNIQAKVKYVLEHDIGLAVDQVNIFVQDVRVLS; encoded by the coding sequence ATGGCCATCCAACTCGATATGGAATTCGGCAAGGTGAACATTTCGGAAGAAGTCGTGGCGGTGATTGCCGGTTCTGCGGCTATGGAATGTTATGGACTCGTTGGAATGGCATCGCGCAAGCAACTGAAGGACGGTATTGCCGAATTGCTCGGACGAGGCAATTTGTCGCGTGGTGTCGAAGTGCGCCAACAATCCGATAGTCTACATATCGATTTATATATTATTGTGAGTTACGGAACCAAAATCTCCGAGGTGGCGCACAACATCCAAGCCAAGGTGAAGTATGTACTCGAACACGACATCGGTCTCGCAGTGGACCAAGTGAACATCTTTGTACAGGACGTACGCGTACTAAGCTAG
- the spoVM gene encoding stage V sporulation protein SpoVM, with protein MKFYTFKLPKFLGGFVKAILNTFQKS; from the coding sequence ATGAAGTTTTATACGTTTAAGCTGCCGAAGTTTTTGGGAGGTTTCGTCAAGGCGATTTTAAATACGTTTCAAAAAAGCTGA
- the rpmB gene encoding 50S ribosomal protein L28 translates to MARKCYVTGKKPGSGNHRSHANNKSRRSWGVNVQKVRIMVDGKPKRVYVSTRALKAGKVTRV, encoded by the coding sequence ATGGCTCGCAAATGTTATGTAACGGGGAAAAAACCAGGCTCGGGTAATCACAGATCGCACGCGAACAACAAATCTCGCCGCTCTTGGGGCGTAAACGTGCAAAAGGTTCGCATTATGGTCGACGGCAAACCGAAACGCGTATACGTGAGCACGCGTGCATTGAAGGCAGGTAAAGTGACTCGCGTCTAA
- a CDS encoding BtrH N-terminal domain-containing protein — translation MDNKHCYYYVISELCQLRNVALEQVDIFHLLGGHTFTVSKERNEPFPLLNIKGSVIDDEHFRICTGLSIEKKLFSNHEEALNVVMKRMGENDLQTVCTNCFFLPYDAVNYKKNIGTHFIILRSYDSASDQFTLSDHKYEHAALSREDLKLAMDNVKEYKNCLLDLHFEAEYSFQQIKDSIREVIKANADRILSTLQHQFNVLKMEIENINSLDSFYRSFSYFELLKSIKNPNGPIISKHYLVRSLPGNKPNLQNIISDCIQLWERFSVDIYKNYTNDSPLPLDAQLDNLLKREMDINKQLVDFT, via the coding sequence ATGGACAATAAACATTGTTATTATTATGTCATTTCAGAGTTATGCCAATTGCGTAATGTCGCTTTGGAACAAGTGGATATCTTTCATTTGCTCGGTGGGCATACGTTTACGGTAAGCAAGGAAAGGAACGAACCTTTCCCGCTTCTGAATATAAAGGGCAGTGTTATCGATGATGAACATTTCCGCATATGTACCGGATTATCCATAGAAAAAAAGCTCTTTAGCAATCATGAGGAAGCGCTAAACGTTGTTATGAAAAGGATGGGCGAAAATGATCTGCAAACGGTATGCACCAATTGTTTTTTCTTGCCTTATGATGCTGTAAATTACAAAAAAAATATTGGTACCCATTTCATAATTTTAAGATCCTATGATTCAGCAAGTGACCAGTTTACGTTAAGCGACCACAAATATGAGCACGCTGCTTTGAGCAGGGAAGATTTGAAGCTCGCCATGGATAATGTAAAGGAGTATAAAAATTGTTTGCTTGATTTACATTTTGAAGCGGAGTACAGCTTTCAGCAGATTAAAGACTCAATTCGAGAGGTAATCAAGGCAAATGCGGATAGAATTTTATCAACGCTTCAGCATCAATTCAATGTTCTGAAAATGGAAATAGAGAATATAAATTCCTTAGATTCTTTTTACCGCTCTTTTTCATATTTTGAGTTGCTGAAGTCAATTAAAAATCCGAATGGACCGATTATCTCAAAGCATTACTTAGTAAGAAGTCTGCCTGGCAATAAGCCAAATCTGCAAAACATAATTTCCGACTGCATTCAATTATGGGAGAGATTTTCTGTTGATATCTATAAAAATTATACCAATGATTCGCCTCTTCCATTGGATGCTCAACTAGATAATCTGTTGAAACGAGAAATGGATATAAATAAACAACTAGTCGATTTTACATAG
- the rsgA gene encoding ribosome small subunit-dependent GTPase A has product MPKGLIVKALSGYYYVEEEGKRGGKTVQCRARGIFKKKGVSPLVGDRVVYSFTENGEGVVDEIGPRESELIRPPIANVSLAALVFSVTEPELNMQLLDKFLVHIEHAEVEAVILLTKWDLLDRLPEEESARLRRRMEELIALYRGIGYEVIATSAKGGFGYQGVADRLADQISVFAGQSGVGKSSLLNAMLPGVSLETNQISQRLGRGKHTTRHVELLPLPQGGYIADTPGFSQLDFLELGVDQLGWCFREFRSYAGDCKFRGCTHIHEPGCRVKEGVQEGLIADSRYEHYLLFFDEMKDKRRRY; this is encoded by the coding sequence ATGCCTAAAGGCCTTATCGTCAAGGCGTTGAGCGGATACTATTACGTGGAGGAAGAGGGAAAGCGCGGCGGAAAGACGGTGCAGTGCCGGGCGCGCGGCATTTTCAAGAAGAAGGGCGTGTCCCCGCTGGTCGGCGACCGCGTCGTCTACTCCTTCACCGAGAACGGAGAGGGCGTGGTGGACGAGATCGGGCCGCGGGAGAGCGAGCTGATCCGGCCGCCAATCGCCAATGTATCGCTGGCTGCGCTCGTGTTCTCGGTGACGGAGCCGGAGCTGAACATGCAGCTGCTAGACAAGTTCCTCGTCCATATCGAGCATGCGGAGGTGGAGGCGGTCATTCTGCTGACGAAGTGGGATCTGCTCGATCGGCTTCCGGAGGAGGAGTCGGCGCGTCTGCGCCGGCGGATGGAGGAGTTGATCGCCTTGTACCGGGGCATCGGATATGAGGTTATCGCCACGAGCGCCAAGGGCGGATTCGGATATCAGGGCGTGGCAGACCGGTTAGCCGATCAGATCAGCGTATTCGCCGGCCAGTCCGGCGTCGGCAAGTCCTCTCTCTTGAACGCGATGCTCCCTGGGGTGTCACTGGAGACGAACCAGATTAGCCAGCGGCTGGGCCGGGGCAAGCATACGACGCGCCACGTTGAGCTGCTGCCGCTCCCGCAGGGCGGATATATTGCCGACACGCCCGGATTCAGCCAGCTTGATTTCCTTGAGCTTGGGGTGGATCAGCTCGGCTGGTGCTTCCGTGAATTCCGAAGCTATGCGGGCGACTGCAAGTTCAGGGGCTGTACTCATATTCACGAACCGGGCTGCCGGGTGAAGGAGGGGGTTCAGGAAGGCTTGATCGCCGATTCACGCTATGAGCATTACCTGTTATTTTTCGACGAAATGAAAGACAAACGACGGAGGTACTGA
- a CDS encoding DAK2 domain-containing protein → MVLGGADSLNRHAEHVNTLNVFPVPDGDTGTNMNLTMTAGITEMKAKPSTSIAKTAEVLSKGLLMGARGNSGVILSQLFRGFSRAVAGLDEVNAFQFAHALQGGVDTAYKAVVKPVEGTILTVAKEAAKHAVYIARRTPDLVEFMREVTNKAKEALAKTPDMLPVLKQVGVVDSGGQGLVYIYEGFLAVLEAGAEGAAEAVISVPVEKTTAAPMPAQAKLHTEDIEFLYDMEFFIDRTRNRAAAVPFHEDIFRKALAKNGDSIIVIADDDIIKVHVHSRKPGEVLDLAMQYGELIRIHILNMREQHRDILQGEHGEVSAMPELFAEMPIANIATESVPVEPPADEIAPYGFIAVAMGQGIHDIFTSLGVDIVLSGGQTMNPSTQDFIDAIGKITAQHIFILPNNSNIVMAAKQAAEFVDREVTVIETKTIPQGIAAAFAFQEDEDLEVNRTAMQDAVSHIVSGQVTYAVRDTTLDGLDIKAGHYMGIANGKIVVTTESMSDTLQQLLAKMLEDGGEVITLLAGEEAKAEDTEALIEWLSEQYPDAEVEVHEGGQPIYAYLISVE, encoded by the coding sequence ATGGTGCTTGGCGGGGCCGATTCGCTCAATCGCCATGCCGAACACGTCAATACGTTGAACGTCTTTCCAGTCCCGGATGGAGATACGGGGACGAACATGAATTTGACGATGACTGCGGGCATTACCGAAATGAAAGCGAAGCCGTCCACGTCTATCGCCAAAACGGCGGAGGTGCTGTCCAAAGGGCTGCTTATGGGCGCCCGGGGGAACTCGGGAGTGATTCTGTCCCAATTGTTCCGGGGATTTAGCCGGGCCGTAGCCGGCCTTGACGAAGTGAACGCATTCCAATTCGCCCACGCGCTGCAAGGCGGCGTGGACACTGCTTATAAAGCTGTGGTCAAGCCCGTGGAAGGCACGATACTGACGGTCGCGAAAGAAGCGGCGAAGCATGCCGTCTATATTGCGCGCCGGACGCCGGACTTGGTCGAGTTCATGCGGGAAGTGACGAACAAGGCCAAGGAAGCGCTGGCCAAGACGCCGGACATGCTGCCTGTGCTGAAGCAAGTCGGGGTCGTCGACTCGGGCGGACAAGGCTTGGTCTATATTTATGAAGGATTTCTGGCTGTGCTGGAAGCAGGGGCGGAAGGAGCTGCCGAAGCGGTCATATCGGTTCCGGTCGAGAAGACGACTGCGGCGCCAATGCCGGCGCAAGCCAAGCTGCACACGGAAGACATCGAGTTTTTATATGATATGGAATTCTTTATCGATCGTACCCGCAATCGCGCTGCAGCTGTGCCATTTCATGAAGATATATTCAGGAAAGCGCTTGCAAAAAATGGGGATTCCATTATCGTTATCGCAGACGACGATATTATCAAAGTCCATGTTCATTCCCGCAAGCCGGGCGAAGTGCTTGATCTGGCGATGCAGTACGGGGAATTGATCCGGATTCATATTTTGAACATGCGCGAGCAGCATCGCGATATTTTGCAAGGGGAGCATGGAGAAGTGTCCGCGATGCCTGAGCTGTTCGCGGAGATGCCGATTGCGAATATCGCCACGGAGAGCGTTCCGGTGGAGCCGCCTGCGGACGAGATTGCTCCTTATGGCTTCATCGCCGTTGCGATGGGACAGGGCATCCACGACATCTTCACCAGTCTCGGGGTGGACATCGTCCTGTCCGGCGGCCAGACGATGAATCCGAGCACGCAGGATTTCATCGATGCTATCGGCAAGATTACGGCGCAGCACATCTTCATCCTGCCGAACAATTCGAATATCGTGATGGCGGCGAAGCAGGCTGCGGAATTCGTGGACCGTGAAGTGACGGTCATCGAGACGAAGACGATCCCGCAAGGCATTGCGGCGGCCTTCGCCTTCCAGGAGGACGAAGACCTGGAGGTGAACCGGACCGCGATGCAGGATGCGGTCAGCCATATTGTGTCTGGACAAGTTACCTACGCCGTGCGCGATACGACGCTGGACGGGCTGGATATTAAGGCGGGCCACTATATGGGCATCGCTAACGGCAAGATTGTCGTGACGACCGAATCGATGAGCGACACGCTGCAGCAATTGCTCGCGAAGATGCTGGAGGACGGCGGCGAGGTCATTACACTGCTTGCCGGCGAAGAGGCGAAGGCGGAAGATACGGAAGCGCTAATCGAATGGCTGAGCGAGCAGTATCCGGACGCGGAAGTGGAAGTCCATGAGGGCGGACAGCCTATTTATGCATATCTTATCTCTGTAGAGTAA